The Streptococcus sp. VT 162 genome has a window encoding:
- a CDS encoding amino acid ABC transporter ATP-binding protein, producing MNKVKKVLMTMFGLLMFPLLFACSNTQSQGVEAIKAKGKLVVALNPEFAPFEYQKLVDGKNQIVGSDVELAKAIAKELGVEVEFSPMSFDNVLASLDSGKADLAISGVSKTEERSQVYDFSIPYYTSKNKVIVRKSELSNYQSVKDLAQKKVGAQKGSIQETLAKETLQDSSLVSLPKNGNLITDLKSGQLDVVIFEEPVAKGFVENNPDLAIAEFDFDNDKEDSYAVAMKKDSKELKEAVDKTIQKLKDSGELDKLIDDAFKASIEK from the coding sequence ATGAATAAAGTGAAGAAGGTGTTGATGACGATGTTTGGTTTGCTTATGTTTCCCTTATTATTTGCTTGTAGTAACACTCAATCCCAAGGTGTTGAAGCCATTAAGGCTAAAGGAAAATTGGTGGTGGCCCTAAATCCAGAGTTTGCTCCATTCGAATACCAGAAATTGGTTGATGGGAAAAATCAGATTGTAGGTTCAGATGTTGAACTAGCCAAAGCCATCGCAAAGGAACTAGGTGTAGAAGTGGAGTTCTCTCCAATGAGTTTTGATAATGTACTGGCTAGTCTTGATTCAGGCAAGGCGGATCTTGCCATATCAGGTGTTTCTAAAACGGAAGAGAGAAGTCAAGTTTACGATTTTTCAATTCCCTACTACACTTCGAAAAATAAGGTTATCGTAAGAAAATCTGAATTATCGAATTACCAATCAGTCAAGGATTTGGCTCAGAAAAAGGTTGGAGCGCAGAAAGGTTCTATCCAGGAAACTCTGGCTAAAGAAACCTTGCAGGATTCTTCTCTCGTTTCACTTCCTAAAAATGGAAATTTGATAACAGATTTAAAATCAGGGCAACTGGATGTGGTTATCTTTGAGGAACCAGTGGCAAAAGGATTTGTAGAGAATAATCCAGACCTAGCCATCGCTGAGTTTGATTTTGACAATGATAAAGAAGATTCCTACGCTGTTGCGATGAAAAAAGACAGTAAAGAATTAAAAGAGGCGGTTGACAAAACCATCCAGAAGTTGAAGGATTCTGGGGAGTTGGACAAATTGATTGACGATGCTTTTAAAGCCTCTATCGAAAAATAG
- a CDS encoding DNA-binding protein, with product MRYDFGSVYKEIRESKGLTQEDVCGSVLSRTSLSKIESGKTTPKYENMEFLLRQVNMSFEEFEYICQLYQPSQRTEIMQTYLNTSSILGTSELEKLFQKCQDYLKTHHDLPIKEIRDMLEIVIYIRQNGTKKLSIEVNNTVKKLWKKIEKQDTWYENDLKILNTILFTFPIEHIHLITGKILQRLEVYKNYQHLYDLRMAILLNLSTIYLYNQDRNMCKQICYTLLEDAKNKKSYDRLAICYVRIGICTDDSKLIQKGFSLLELTDETSMLSHLKKEVETYHQPKEI from the coding sequence ATGCGCTACGATTTTGGAAGTGTTTATAAAGAAATACGTGAGTCAAAAGGATTAACCCAAGAAGATGTCTGTGGTAGCGTCCTTTCAAGAACCAGCCTATCAAAAATCGAAAGTGGAAAAACAACTCCTAAATATGAAAATATGGAGTTTCTTCTCCGACAAGTCAATATGAGTTTTGAAGAGTTTGAATATATCTGTCAACTTTATCAACCAAGTCAACGCACAGAAATTATGCAAACCTATCTCAATACGAGCTCAATCCTAGGGACTAGTGAACTCGAAAAACTATTTCAAAAATGTCAAGACTACCTCAAAACTCACCACGACCTCCCCATCAAAGAGATACGAGATATGCTAGAAATTGTTATCTATATTCGCCAAAATGGGACTAAAAAACTGTCAATCGAAGTTAACAATACTGTAAAGAAGCTATGGAAGAAGATAGAAAAGCAGGACACTTGGTACGAGAATGACTTAAAAATTCTCAATACCATTCTCTTTACCTTTCCTATAGAACATATCCATCTCATCACTGGAAAAATCTTGCAACGCTTAGAAGTCTATAAAAACTATCAACATTTATATGACTTGCGAATGGCAATCCTACTCAACCTCTCCACCATTTACTTATACAATCAAGATAGAAATATGTGTAAACAAATATGCTATACTTTACTAGAAGATGCCAAGAACAAGAAAAGCTACGATAGGCTTGCTATCTGCTATGTCCGTATTGGGATTTGTACGGATGATTCTAAACTTATCCAAAAAGGTTTCTCCCTTCTGGAACTAACCGATGAAACCTCCATGCTATCTCATCTCAAAAAAGAAGTAGAGACCTATCATCAACCAAAGGAAATATAA
- a CDS encoding thiouridylase has translation MSDNSKTRVVVGMSGGVDSSVTALLLNEQGYDVIGIFMKNWDDTDENGVCTATEDYKDVAAVADQIGIPYYSVNFEKEYWDRVFEYFLAEYRAGRTPNPDVMCNKEIKFKAFLDYAMTLGADYVATGHYARVARDEDGIVHMLRGVDNGKDQTYFLSQLSQEQLQKTMFPLGHLEKPEVRRLAEEAGLATAKKKDSTGICFIGEKNFKEFLSNYLPAQPGRMMTVDGRDMGEHAGLMYYTIGQRGGLGIGGQHGGDNAPWFVVGKDLNKNILYVGQGFYHDSLMSTSLEASQVHFTREMPEEFTLECTAKFRYRQPDSKVTVHVKGDKAEVIFAEPQRAITPGQAVVFYDGEECLGGGLIDNAYRDGQVCQYI, from the coding sequence ATGAGTGATAACTCTAAAACACGTGTTGTCGTGGGGATGAGTGGTGGTGTTGATTCGTCGGTGACGGCTCTCTTGCTCAATGAGCAGGGCTACGATGTGATTGGTATCTTCATGAAGAACTGGGATGACACAGATGAAAACGGCGTCTGTACGGCGACCGAAGATTACAAGGATGTGGCTGCGGTGGCAGACCAGATCGGCATTCCTTACTACTCTGTCAATTTTGAAAAAGAGTATTGGGACCGCGTTTTTGAGTATTTCCTAGCGGAATACCGTGCAGGGCGCACGCCAAATCCAGATGTTATGTGCAACAAGGAAATCAAGTTCAAGGCCTTTCTGGACTATGCCATGACCTTAGGGGCAGACTATGTAGCGACGGGGCATTATGCTCGAGTGGCGCGTGATGAGGATGGTATCGTTCACATGCTTCGTGGCGTGGACAATGGCAAGGACCAGACCTATTTCCTCAGTCAACTTTCGCAAGAACAACTCCAAAAAACCATGTTCCCATTGGGACATTTGGAAAAGCCTGAAGTTCGCAGACTCGCAGAAGAGGCAGGCCTTGCGACTGCTAAGAAGAAAGACTCGACAGGGATTTGCTTTATCGGGGAAAAGAACTTTAAAGAATTTCTCAGCAACTATCTACCAGCCCAGCCAGGTCGTATGATGACTGTGGATGGACGCGATATGGGCGAGCATGCAGGTCTGATGTATTATACAATCGGTCAGCGTGGCGGACTTGGTATCGGTGGCCAACACGGCGGTGACAATGCTCCTTGGTTCGTTGTTGGAAAAGACCTAAACAAGAACATCCTCTATGTCGGCCAAGGTTTCTACCATGATTCGCTTATGTCAACCAGCCTAGAAGCCAGTCAAGTTCATTTTACTCGTGAGATGCCAGAGGAGTTTACGCTAGAATGTACGGCTAAATTCCGCTACCGTCAGCCTGATTCTAAGGTGACAGTACATGTCAAAGGAGATAAGGCAGAGGTCATCTTTGCGGAACCGCAACGCGCCATCACACCAGGACAGGCAGTTGTCTTTTACGATGGCGAAGAGTGCCTAGGTGGCGGTTTGATTGACAATGCTTATCGAGATGGACAAGTTTGTCAGTACATTTAG
- a CDS encoding NUDIX hydrolase, giving the protein MAQPDFRTKVENTVFGVRATALILQNGKLLVTKDKGKYYTIGGAIQVNERTEDAVVREVKEELGVKAQAGKLAFVVENRFEQDGVSYHNIEFHYLVDLLEDAPLTMQEDEKTQPCEWIDLDKLKGINLVPAFLKAALPDWDGQLRHIHLEE; this is encoded by the coding sequence ATGGCTCAACCAGACTTTCGGACAAAAGTGGAAAATACTGTTTTTGGTGTTCGGGCGACAGCCTTGATTCTCCAAAATGGCAAGCTCCTAGTTACCAAAGATAAGGGCAAGTATTACACTATTGGCGGTGCGATTCAAGTCAATGAAAGAACGGAGGACGCGGTAGTCCGCGAAGTGAAGGAAGAACTGGGCGTCAAAGCTCAAGCTGGGAAACTAGCTTTTGTGGTTGAAAATCGTTTTGAACAAGACGGTGTTTCCTATCACAACATCGAGTTTCATTATCTGGTTGATCTACTTGAGGATGCACCTTTGACCATGCAGGAAGATGAGAAAACGCAACCCTGTGAGTGGATTGACTTAGACAAGCTTAAGGGTATCAATCTAGTTCCAGCATTTTTAAAAGCAGCCCTACCAGATTGGGACGGCCAGCTGCGACACATTCATCTTGAGGAATAG
- a CDS encoding bacteriocin ABC transporter ATP-binding protein has protein sequence MIKLENVTKTIGKKVILENLSLKINQGDLVAIVGKSGSGKSTLLNLLGLIDGDYSGHYEIFGQQNVPVNSVKSQAIIREHISYLFQNFALIDTETVEYNLMLALKYVKLSKKDKVKKIEEILERVGLPSTLHQKVSELSGGEQQRIAVARAILKPSQLLLADEPTGSLDPENRDLVLNFLLDMNKEGKTVIIVTHDAYVAQQCHRVIEL, from the coding sequence ATGATAAAGTTGGAAAATGTTACGAAAACCATTGGGAAAAAAGTTATTCTGGAGAACTTATCTCTAAAAATTAACCAAGGAGATTTAGTTGCCATTGTTGGAAAAAGTGGCAGTGGCAAGTCAACCTTGTTAAATCTCTTGGGTTTGATAGATGGCGATTACAGTGGACATTATGAAATTTTCGGTCAGCAAAATGTACCTGTCAATTCTGTTAAGTCGCAAGCGATTATCCGCGAACATATCTCCTATCTGTTTCAAAATTTTGCTCTGATTGACACTGAAACGGTAGAGTATAATCTCATGCTTGCTCTAAAGTATGTAAAATTATCCAAGAAGGACAAAGTCAAAAAGATAGAAGAAATTTTAGAGAGAGTGGGGTTGCCATCAACTCTACATCAAAAGGTTTCAGAGTTATCTGGAGGGGAACAGCAACGAATTGCAGTTGCTAGAGCCATTCTAAAACCCAGCCAGCTCCTGTTAGCAGATGAACCAACTGGTTCTCTAGACCCTGAAAATCGAGATTTGGTTTTGAACTTTCTTTTAGATATGAACAAGGAAGGGAAAACGGTCATTATCGTTACCCACGATGCTTATGTAGCTCAACAATGCCATCGAGTTATTGAATTGTGA
- a CDS encoding serine dehydratase, giving the protein MHSLRFQSVFDIIGPVMIGPSSSHTAGAVRIGKIVSSIFDDTPTEVEFQLFNSFAKTYRGHGTDLALVAGILGMDTDDPDIPNSLEIAHKRGIKIVWTIQKDSNAPHPNTTKITVKNEHKSISVTGISIGGGNIQVTELNGFAVSLNMNTPTIIIVHQDVPGMIAHVTEALSRFDINIAQMNVTREKAGEKAIMIIEVDSRSCEEAIEEIRKIPHLHNVNFFK; this is encoded by the coding sequence ATGCACTCACTTCGTTTTCAATCTGTCTTTGACATTATCGGACCTGTCATGATTGGCCCATCAAGTAGCCATACTGCTGGAGCTGTTCGTATCGGAAAAATCGTCTCTTCCATCTTTGATGATACGCCGACAGAAGTCGAATTCCAATTATTTAACTCATTTGCCAAAACCTACCGTGGTCATGGAACGGACCTTGCTCTCGTCGCTGGTATATTAGGTATGGATACGGATGATCCTGATATTCCAAATAGCCTAGAGATTGCCCATAAACGTGGTATCAAGATTGTCTGGACCATTCAGAAAGACAGCAATGCCCCTCATCCTAATACCACTAAAATTACTGTGAAGAATGAACACAAATCCATTAGTGTGACAGGAATTTCCATCGGTGGAGGAAATATCCAAGTTACGGAACTTAACGGCTTTGCTGTCTCTCTCAACATGAACACACCGACCATCATCATCGTGCATCAAGATGTTCCAGGTATGATTGCCCATGTTACTGAAGCCCTCTCTCGTTTCGATATCAACATCGCGCAGATGAATGTGACTCGAGAAAAAGCTGGAGAAAAAGCCATTATGATTATCGAAGTTGATAGTCGAAGTTGCGAAGAGGCGATTGAAGAAATCCGAAAAATCCCTCATCTCCACAATGTCAATTTCTTTAAGTAG
- a CDS encoding argininosuccinate lyase has protein sequence MSKNTKLWGGRFEGTVEEWVEQFGASISFDHQLAKFDLMGSLAHVQMLGQTGILSLEEAEQIQDGLKALLRDLEAGELHFDIANEDIHMNMEVLLTEKIGPLAGKLHTARSRNDQVATDMHLYLKEQLGHVLDKLANLNSVLLDLAEKHVETIMPGYTHLQHAQPISFAHHLMAYYNMFQRDSERFAFNLKHTDLSPLGAAALAGTTFPINRQLSSDLLGFQQPYTNSLDAVSDRDFILEFLSNASILMMHMSRFCEEIINWCSFEYQYISLSDSFSTGSSIMPQKKNPDMAELIRGKTGRIYGNLLGLLTVMKSLPLAYNKDLQEDKEGMFDTVETILNSLDVLAGMLSSMQVNKAKMQQSIENDFSNATELADYLAEKGLPFREAHEIVGKLVLDSIKHGKNIQDWDLEELQVYHPLIEEDIYIYLRPATAVQRRNSLGGTGFEQVKYQIEQAKKELKGEN, from the coding sequence ATGTCGAAAAATACAAAATTATGGGGTGGTCGATTTGAAGGCACTGTGGAAGAGTGGGTAGAACAGTTCGGTGCGAGTATTTCCTTTGACCACCAGCTGGCAAAATTTGATTTGATGGGCTCCCTAGCTCATGTTCAAATGCTAGGACAGACTGGCATTTTGAGCTTGGAAGAGGCAGAGCAGATCCAAGATGGTTTGAAAGCTTTGTTGCGAGATTTAGAGGCAGGAGAGCTTCATTTTGATATTGCAAATGAAGATATTCATATGAATATGGAAGTGTTGCTGACAGAGAAAATCGGTCCTCTGGCTGGGAAACTACACACAGCTCGTTCTCGGAATGACCAAGTCGCAACGGATATGCACTTATATCTAAAGGAGCAGCTTGGCCATGTCTTGGATAAGTTGGCGAATCTGAACAGTGTTTTGCTGGATTTGGCTGAAAAACATGTAGAAACCATCATGCCAGGCTATACTCATTTGCAGCACGCCCAACCGATTAGTTTTGCCCACCATCTCATGGCTTATTACAATATGTTTCAAAGGGATAGCGAGCGCTTTGCATTTAACTTGAAACATACGGACCTATCTCCACTGGGGGCGGCTGCATTGGCGGGGACAACTTTTCCAATCAATCGTCAATTATCGAGTGATTTACTGGGTTTCCAACAACCCTATACCAATTCCTTGGACGCAGTGAGTGACCGTGATTTTATCTTAGAATTTCTGTCAAATGCCAGCATTTTGATGATGCATATGAGTCGTTTTTGTGAGGAAATCATCAATTGGTGCAGTTTTGAGTATCAGTACATTAGCTTGTCTGATAGCTTTTCAACGGGTTCGTCTATCATGCCCCAGAAGAAAAATCCTGATATGGCCGAATTGATTCGAGGGAAGACAGGACGGATTTACGGGAACTTACTTGGACTATTGACCGTTATGAAGTCTTTGCCTCTGGCCTATAATAAGGATTTGCAAGAGGACAAGGAAGGCATGTTTGATACAGTAGAAACGATTTTAAATTCTCTGGATGTGCTGGCAGGTATGCTATCGAGCATGCAGGTTAATAAGGCCAAAATGCAGCAATCTATAGAGAATGATTTTTCGAATGCGACCGAACTGGCAGATTATTTGGCTGAAAAAGGACTCCCTTTTAGAGAAGCGCATGAAATAGTAGGGAAATTGGTTCTAGACTCTATCAAGCATGGTAAAAATATCCAAGATTGGGATTTGGAGGAGTTGCAAGTCTACCATCCCTTGATTGAAGAGGATATTTATATCTACTTGCGCCCAGCAACCGCTGTTCAGAGACGGAATTCCTTAGGAGGAACCGGCTTTGAGCAAGTGAAATACCAGATAGAACAAGCGAAGAAAGAACTTAAAGGGGAAAATTGA
- a CDS encoding argininosuccinate synthase (catalyzes the formation of 2-N(omega)-(L-arginino)succinate from L-citrulline and L-aspartate in arginine biosynthesis, AMP-forming): protein MSKEKVILAYSGGLDTSVAITWLKKDYDVIAVCMDVGEGKDLEFIHDKALKVGAVESYVIDVKEEFANDYVLVALQAHAYYEQKYPLVSALSRPLISKKLVEIAHQTGATTIAHGCTGKGNDQVRFEVSIAALDPNLKVVAPVREWKWSREEEIQYAKENGVPVPADLDNPYSVDQNLWGRANECGVLENPWNQAPEEAFGITSSPEEAPDSPEFIDIEFSCGVPISLNGEKMKVAALIQKLNEIAGKHGVGRIDHVENRLVGIKSREIYECPGAMTLLAAHKEIEDLTLVREVAHFKPIIENELSNLIYNALWFSPATQALIAYIKETQKVVNGTAKVKLYKGNAQVVARKSPNSLYDENLATYTSADTFDQDAAVGFIKLWGLPTKVYSEVQKNVE from the coding sequence ATGAGTAAGGAAAAAGTTATTTTAGCCTATTCAGGTGGATTGGATACATCGGTTGCTATTACATGGTTAAAAAAAGACTATGATGTAATCGCTGTTTGTATGGATGTGGGTGAAGGAAAAGATTTGGAGTTCATCCATGATAAAGCTCTCAAGGTTGGGGCTGTAGAGTCTTATGTCATTGATGTTAAGGAAGAATTTGCTAATGACTATGTTTTAGTGGCTCTTCAGGCTCATGCCTACTATGAACAAAAGTACCCCTTAGTATCTGCTCTGAGTCGTCCTCTTATTTCAAAAAAACTCGTTGAAATAGCTCATCAGACGGGAGCAACCACAATTGCCCACGGTTGTACAGGTAAGGGAAACGACCAAGTTCGGTTTGAAGTCTCTATTGCAGCTTTGGATCCCAATCTAAAGGTAGTTGCGCCTGTTCGTGAGTGGAAATGGTCTCGTGAAGAAGAAATCCAATATGCCAAAGAAAATGGCGTCCCAGTTCCTGCTGACCTTGACAATCCTTACTCTGTCGATCAAAATCTTTGGGGACGTGCAAATGAATGTGGTGTTTTGGAAAATCCTTGGAACCAAGCGCCAGAAGAAGCATTTGGAATCACATCTTCTCCAGAAGAGGCGCCAGACAGTCCAGAATTTATTGACATTGAGTTTAGCTGCGGGGTGCCCATCTCCCTCAATGGTGAGAAGATGAAAGTGGCGGCTTTGATTCAAAAGCTAAATGAAATTGCGGGTAAACACGGTGTCGGTCGTATTGACCATGTGGAAAATCGCCTAGTCGGTATTAAGTCAAGAGAGATTTATGAGTGCCCAGGTGCTATGACTTTATTGGCAGCTCATAAGGAAATTGAAGACTTGACTCTTGTGAGAGAAGTGGCTCATTTCAAACCCATTATCGAAAATGAGTTGTCCAATCTCATCTATAATGCCTTGTGGTTTAGCCCAGCAACTCAGGCTTTGATTGCCTATATCAAGGAGACACAGAAAGTTGTCAATGGAACTGCAAAAGTTAAACTCTATAAGGGAAACGCTCAGGTAGTAGCGCGGAAATCTCCAAATTCTCTTTATGATGAAAATTTGGCGACTTATACTAGTGCGGATACTTTTGACCAAGATGCGGCTGTTGGATTTATCAAGCTTTGGGGGCTTCCGACTAAGGTTTATTCAGAAGTTCAGAAAAATGTTGAGTAG
- a CDS encoding amino acid ABC transporter permease, translating to MLLLLLCTTFFVFNVNYTREVVRIQEMGKTAGSLDVYLKDVNEPAVSVLRFFEDVSKEYKVSIIKTDSGDEVVKSGVFDKDTFPYQEFGISSLDFTTDGEGVYSNKEISNKLGTIPTFLKAKPFQLMTFQTYIKDTSRSLNGRYTITSTQEMDKDRIVQKWSDFFKIDQATLLEPTYKSAVEVINRDLLLSAIVFVLAILLLVLVTVYQPMMEMKRVGVQKLLGFQDRAVLADVVKGNLYLLLGGALVINLGVCFLLDYKPKDLFPMLWLSHFLLLQLYLFISWLTYLLIQKMTISSLLKSFSSFKFGLLFNYLMKIGTTILLTVLLVGVGKSLEQENKELDYQKQWISQGNYLTLETFQLNDNLWQEQLAGSGQAVDYFYRFYQDLVEKTQAGYVQSSSLPVKNFVKLEQIQQYQLTDMVDVYYANRNFLKSKGFKLPDTGTKKVILMPASTKGEEDKNQLLGKLIAYLSMKYEEQQKRTIEEMDIEIAYYEGDWSFFPYNEKRKENLYNPIISLVNDSDMMWDEKASLSTTGLNNPIKIENTAQHQKEVTALVEKLSDGNYLKFSSIQVIQQDKVDSYRDAVRNFNILFALVGLLSMMISYFLLVTTFLLKRTDIITKKFMGWKLIDRYRSLLGLLLAVYSLPFMVLLFFTQALFPLLLFAGFTGLDILFVLFLGSKMEKRNVVQLLKGDIL from the coding sequence ATGTTACTCCTGCTTCTGTGTACCACTTTTTTTGTTTTTAATGTAAACTACACACGAGAAGTGGTTCGGATTCAGGAAATGGGAAAAACAGCGGGTTCTTTGGATGTATATTTGAAAGATGTTAACGAACCTGCAGTATCTGTTCTTCGATTTTTTGAGGATGTATCAAAGGAATACAAGGTCTCCATTATCAAAACAGACAGTGGTGATGAGGTGGTCAAGTCTGGTGTTTTTGATAAAGATACCTTCCCCTACCAAGAGTTTGGGATTTCTTCTCTTGATTTTACTACAGATGGTGAGGGAGTTTACAGTAATAAAGAAATTTCCAATAAACTTGGTACGATTCCGACTTTTCTAAAAGCCAAGCCTTTTCAGCTTATGACTTTTCAAACCTATATCAAGGACACATCTCGTAGTTTAAATGGTCGCTATACGATAACTTCTACACAAGAGATGGACAAGGATAGGATTGTACAGAAATGGAGCGATTTTTTCAAGATAGACCAGGCTACCTTGCTAGAACCGACCTACAAAAGTGCAGTGGAAGTCATAAATCGAGATTTGCTTTTATCTGCCATTGTTTTTGTCTTGGCTATTTTACTTCTTGTGTTAGTGACAGTGTATCAACCGATGATGGAGATGAAAAGAGTTGGGGTACAAAAATTACTTGGTTTTCAAGATAGGGCTGTTTTAGCTGATGTTGTGAAAGGCAACCTCTACCTCCTCCTAGGTGGGGCGCTTGTGATCAATCTAGGAGTGTGTTTCTTGCTTGATTACAAGCCAAAAGATTTGTTCCCAATGTTATGGTTGTCGCATTTTTTGCTTTTGCAACTTTATCTCTTTATCAGTTGGTTGACCTATCTCTTAATCCAAAAAATGACAATCAGCTCTCTGCTGAAAAGTTTTTCATCTTTCAAATTTGGTTTACTCTTTAATTATTTGATGAAAATTGGAACTACCATTTTACTGACAGTCTTGCTAGTTGGGGTAGGAAAAAGTTTGGAGCAAGAAAACAAAGAGTTGGATTACCAGAAACAGTGGATCAGTCAAGGAAATTATCTGACCTTGGAAACTTTCCAACTCAATGATAACCTGTGGCAAGAGCAGTTGGCAGGCTCAGGGCAAGCAGTGGATTATTTCTATCGATTTTATCAGGATTTGGTAGAAAAAACGCAGGCGGGCTATGTGCAAAGTAGCAGTCTTCCTGTAAAAAATTTTGTCAAATTAGAACAGATTCAGCAATATCAGTTAACCGATATGGTGGATGTTTACTATGCCAATCGCAATTTTCTAAAGAGCAAGGGATTCAAGTTACCCGATACCGGCACTAAAAAAGTTATTTTGATGCCAGCAAGTACGAAAGGTGAAGAAGATAAAAATCAGCTCTTGGGGAAATTAATTGCCTATCTTTCTATGAAGTATGAAGAGCAGCAAAAACGAACGATAGAGGAGATGGATATCGAGATTGCTTACTATGAAGGTGATTGGTCATTCTTCCCTTATAACGAGAAGCGAAAGGAAAATCTCTACAATCCAATTATTAGCTTGGTCAATGATTCCGATATGATGTGGGATGAAAAAGCTTCCCTTTCAACAACAGGTTTAAATAATCCCATTAAAATCGAAAATACAGCTCAACATCAAAAAGAGGTGACAGCGTTAGTTGAGAAATTATCAGATGGGAATTATTTAAAATTTTCATCTATTCAAGTCATTCAACAAGATAAAGTAGATTCTTATCGAGATGCTGTTCGGAATTTCAATATACTCTTTGCTTTGGTTGGTCTTCTTAGTATGATGATTTCCTACTTCTTACTAGTAACAACTTTCTTGTTGAAGCGAACAGATATTATCACCAAGAAGTTTATGGGCTGGAAATTGATAGATCGGTATCGCTCCTTGCTGGGTCTTCTATTAGCTGTTTATAGCCTTCCTTTTATGGTTTTGCTATTCTTTACACAGGCACTTTTCCCGCTCCTACTTTTTGCAGGATTTACAGGCTTAGATATCCTGTTTGTGCTTTTCTTGGGTTCTAAGATGGAAAAACGAAATGTAGTGCAGTTATTGAAAGGGGACATCTTATGA
- a CDS encoding peptidoglycan-binding protein LysM yields MTLTTKKIKTTFAGLAALLAFFAPALASAQETVTYTVKSGDTLSEIAEKYNTTVEKLAAKNNIKDIHLIYVDQVLVIEGTAPSTATATAAASATTYEAPATAEEIAEEATETTATTTYEAPAAPAAPAAESNTAATSTVSGSEAEAKEWIAQKESGGSYTATNGRYIGRYQLTDSYLNGDYSAENQERVADAYVAGRYGSWTAAKNFWLNNGWY; encoded by the coding sequence ATGACATTAACAACTAAAAAAATCAAAACAACTTTTGCAGGATTAGCAGCCTTGCTTGCTTTCTTTGCACCAGCCCTTGCGTCTGCCCAAGAAACTGTAACTTACACAGTTAAATCAGGTGATACTCTTTCAGAAATCGCTGAGAAGTACAACACAACTGTTGAAAAATTGGCAGCAAAAAACAACATCAAAGATATTCATCTTATCTATGTTGACCAAGTTTTGGTTATCGAAGGAACAGCTCCATCGACAGCAACTGCAACCGCTGCAGCTTCAGCAACAACTTATGAAGCCCCAGCAACTGCGGAAGAAATTGCAGAAGAAGCAACTGAAACAACTGCAACAACAACTTATGAAGCCCCAGCTGCACCTGCAGCTCCAGCAGCAGAAAGCAACACTGCAGCAACTTCTACTGTAAGTGGTTCTGAAGCAGAAGCCAAAGAATGGATCGCTCAAAAAGAATCAGGTGGTAGCTACACTGCTACAAACGGACGTTACATCGGACGTTACCAATTGACAGATTCATACTTGAACGGTGACTACTCAGCTGAAAACCAAGAACGTGTAGCAGATGCCTACGTTGCAGGACGTTACGGTTCATGGACAGCTGCCAAGAACTTCTGGCTTAACAACGGTTGGTATTAA